The stretch of DNA TGCCTCTCCCTCGGGTATGACGCGAAAGAGGCCGCCGTATTACCATCCGTGCAACTCATCCCATGTGCGCGACCGTTAATCCCCGACCGAACGATCCCCGGCTGACGGCGTTTCTTGACGCCATCCCGGATGTGGATGCGTGGCGGGCGCTCGACGCACTTCTCTCCGGCGATGTCGGCGCGGCTTCGCGCGATTCGGTCGCACAGCGACTTGCGCGGTCGAGCCGAATGGCCCATCAGATTGACGATGTGCTGGCAGAAGTACGGCTGAAGCTCACACGAAAACTGTGGTCGCTGCGTGCCGGAGTGGGAGAGCCCATCGAAGACATCCTGGCCTACAGCGTCACGGTGTCGGCACACTGCTGTCACGCGCTCATGCGACAGCAGTTCCCGGAACGCACGCGGCTACGCAACCGGTTGCGGTACGCACTGACACATCATCCAGACACCAGGCTTGAGGAGGACGCGCACGGACTCTGGCGATGCCGGGCCACCTCCGCCACATTCGCTACAGCGGCCACGAGCTCACACCGCACGCAGGCGCTGCTCGAAACGCCGCAGGCCTTCGCCAGCGATCACCTCGTGGACCCGGCGGCCGCGCTCCCGGCCCTGGCGGCTGCGTTGCTGACGGCCTGTGGCCAGCCTGTGGACTTCGATCGATTCGTTGATGCCATGGCCGTTCTGCTCGGCGTGTCGGACGCACAGCCCGTCACCAGCGCGACCGATCCGGGCGCTGCGGACCGGCTTGGCCAGGTGGCGGACCCGGCGCCGGCCATCAGCGCCGTGCTCGAACAACGTACCGCTCTGCAGGACGTGTGGAAGGAACTGGTTGCGCTTCCTCCGCGGCAACGCTCGGCCCTGCTACTGAATCTGCGCGACCCGGACGGCGGCGCCATCCTCCAGTTACTTCCCGCCACAGGAGTCGTCTCGATGGCAGAAATTGCCGCGGCCCTCGAGATCCCGGAACGTGACCTGGCACGTTTGTGGCCGGACCTTCCGCTTGATGACCTGTCGATTGCCGCTCGCATGGGCATCACCCGGCAACAAGTGATCAACTTGCGGAAATCCGGGCGAGCGCGTTTGGCGCGCCGTTTGACGGGGGATCGATCGTGACTACCAAAACGGTAATATCGATTTCGATTTTGCGTCATGTGCTGCAGAAGGAGTCGTTGTGACTGAACCGCGCCGCTCTGCACCGCTTGATCCAGATACGGTGGCCCAAACCCTCTCGGCCACACTGACAGCGGCGCCCGATGACTTCGACCACCCGGGCCACGAACATCTCACCGCCCTTGTGGATGGACAGTTGGATGAGGCGGACCGCGAATGGGTGGAGAATCACGTCGAACACTGCCGAATCTGCAAACAGGACGTGGCCGATCTCGCGGACGTCGCGAAGCTGATTCCGAAGCGGCGTTCATGGATGACGCCGGTGTTGGCCTGGGGCGCTGCGGCAGCAGGCGTTGGGATGGTCCTCTGGTTTGGATGGCCGACTCCCAAGCAGGAGACCGCGGTACCGGCAGAGGCATCGACCGCGGCCACGGACACTTCGCCTCCTCCGCCTGCTGCGCCAGCCGCACCTTCGACGCCTGCGATCCTGACTCCGGACGAGAGTAACGACGTCGCACTGGCGCTCGAGTCAGGCCGGATGGAGTTTCCCCGTCATGCAGCCCTGCTGCGCGGACACGCGGGCACGTTACTTGGCACTGCGGAAGCTGAAACGCCGGCGGGACTCACAACACCAGTGGGCACCAGTGTCATCGACGCGCGCCCTCTCTTCTCGTGGACGCCGGTCGACGGTGCCACCGCGTACTCGGTGGCGGTCTTCGACGAGCGGTTCAGGGAAGTCGCCTCAAGCGGCCGGCTCGACACGACCTCGTGGACGCCCCGCAGAAACTTGCCGCGTAACCGGATACTGGCGTGGCAAGTCACGGCCCATCGTCCCGAGGGCGAGGTCGTCCGCCCTGCCCCGCCACAACCAGAAGCGCGCTTCTTTGTGCTCAGCCTGGCGGCTGTGTCGGCGGCCGAGGCCGATCGCACTCGACTGGCCACCGAACCCGTCGCGCTCGGGCTGGCGCTCACGAAGGTCGGCCTGTTCGACGACGCGCAGCGAGCATTCGAAGGCGCGCTGTCAGACGCGCGCTACAAACCGGCGCAGGTGCGCGCGCTGCTCACACGCCTCCGCGCGCGATAGGGCGCCTTAACGTCGCAGCGCCGATTTTTCTTCGTAGCGCGCGCTGGGTCTCAAGCGCGCGGAACACCGCGGCCTTGAGACCCAGGCCGCGCTACGAAATCCAGGAGCCGGAGGCCGGGTCTTTAGACCCGGCAATTCGCTATTTTTTTTTGTAGAACGCTTCGATTGGCGCGAAGGGCCCGAAGCGATGTTGCTCGGCCGGGAACGGGTCGGCATACGGACCGTACGGAGAGTCCACCGGCTTCGTTGATCGATCGGGATAGTCCTGCTCAAGCCGACTGCCGGACATCTGCGGCCGCGGCTTGGAATTGATGTACGCCGCCACATCAAACGCCTCATCGTCAGTCAGGTCGGGGCGGCCAAACGGCATGCGGGCCTTGATGAACCGTGCGGCCGTGAGGACGCGCCCCATCCCAGCCCCGTTGTTGAAACTGTCGTCGCCCCAGAGTGGCGGAAACACGTAGCCGCGCCGTGGATCCTGCGAGGCCAGCATGCCCAGGCCGTCGCCGCCATGGCACACACGGCAACGGGCCTCGAACACCTTCTCCCCGTTCTCAAGCGACGCGGCACGCGCGGGTGTGCGAAGCGCGGGTGGCTCGAGTACTACCCGCAGCGCCGGGCTGGTGGCCACCCATCGATCGTTGAGCGATCGGATGTAGGCGACCATGGCATTCATCTCAACGCCATCACGCGGCAACTTGCGCCCGTTCATGCTGCGTTCCATGCAGCCGTCGATGCGTTCCTTGAGGTCGGCCTCTTTGCCGTCGCGTCCAGAGAAACGTGGATATTTCGTGAACGACTCGGTCAGCGACAACATGCCGGGCTGCATACCCGTATCGAGGTGACACGACCCGCAGTTGAGCCGGCTGTTCATGAATCGCCGCTCGGGATCCGGATTGTCCGGTCCGAGCAGCCACGACGTCTGCGCAATCAGCCGGCGGCCGTACTCTTCAGTCG from Acidobacteriota bacterium encodes:
- a CDS encoding c-type cytochrome; protein product: MTDPQSPRPGSGWTVVVAVSSVVAVMAIVGTWFVLSQQRRQVPDDVPAPTEEYGRRLIAQTSWLLGPDNPDPERRFMNSRLNCGSCHLDTGMQPGMLSLTESFTKYPRFSGRDGKEADLKERIDGCMERSMNGRKLPRDGVEMNAMVAYIRSLNDRWVATSPALRVVLEPPALRTPARAASLENGEKVFEARCRVCHGGDGLGMLASQDPRRGYVFPPLWGDDSFNNGAGMGRVLTAARFIKARMPFGRPDLTDDEAFDVAAYINSKPRPQMSGSRLEQDYPDRSTKPVDSPYGPYADPFPAEQHRFGPFAPIEAFYKKK
- a CDS encoding zf-HC2 domain-containing protein; amino-acid sequence: MTEPRRSAPLDPDTVAQTLSATLTAAPDDFDHPGHEHLTALVDGQLDEADREWVENHVEHCRICKQDVADLADVAKLIPKRRSWMTPVLAWGAAAAGVGMVLWFGWPTPKQETAVPAEASTAATDTSPPPPAAPAAPSTPAILTPDESNDVALALESGRMEFPRHAALLRGHAGTLLGTAEAETPAGLTTPVGTSVIDARPLFSWTPVDGATAYSVAVFDERFREVASSGRLDTTSWTPRRNLPRNRILAWQVTAHRPEGEVVRPAPPQPEARFFVLSLAAVSAAEADRTRLATEPVALGLALTKVGLFDDAQRAFEGALSDARYKPAQVRALLTRLRAR